A single Methylobacterium sp. 17Sr1-1 DNA region contains:
- a CDS encoding glycosyltransferase, translating into MSFFKLARRIARKKDAALDVDFYRAYYADLADATDDAVVKHWEEFGRSEGRFPNEASAHAAATARDKLPSDFDVATYLRLNPDVAAAITWDFQGALHYIEHGRAERRPYGGASHPAAGHAGTGLPPSFNLASYVVCNPDIARVIASNAGRLKHYAEHGRAEKRSYLPLFYDPDFIAQLYGVTVPRGMSVEEVVVAVKQRLQPPDDQPIYFNEDEIAKFHDINIPYFSEYFDHDLYRYQQLRHSEKFFNRAECIRHFCEVGQREQFDISRRGAFDDDFFRAEYESDGPTSSSRQERYARWLRSGADDPLYPNLRVLVHQTHGAKLPRAVDAAVASQIGRGTKPSQAVDDLLAWTLDVSEPAVAAFFVDVADARARQGRSVEAAELYARALARVPDHPRGLNHRADLIHRGGNLALATSLRRQIVALDRSNEWTFIHLSQGLLDLGEPEAAERAMAAGVAKYPGDVGLRRRLRETREKYFYDVWEKSADVALEVGYDEARARVTEAAQRLARDGERPVVNADRVRRVAVYANCDLAQCRFYRVDQRAEQLAAAGYDVKVYNYTKDHDAYMADLAEIDYTIFYRVPAFPNVIDAIDKTADLGIVTIYDIDDLVFEPTYFPPALESYAGLIDARQHASMACGVSLFAEAASLCDYGMVSTPSLARHLEGQVRTGTVFHQPNALHSAHLVSMQGEATKTGDVVTIFYGSGTKAHKLDFEQLIEPALARLFETHRDRIRVVVIGDITLSALLRPWAEYIIASRPIANVASYWDLLREADINISVLVPDVFNDCKSEIKWMEAAMFGIPSVVSGTQTHREVIVEGETGFLCESSAAFHAALDRLVRSSDERRRIGEAARQVVLERYGLERQAGELRRIIDRSTSRQLAPRKKLVIVNVFYPPQAIGGATRVVHDNVRSLRAILGPEWQIDVICTLEGGPVPYALDWYVRDGVRVFCITAANHPDIDTLVEDPEMGRVFDGVLDRIDPDLIHFHCIQRLTTTCVTAAIRRRIPYLITMHDGWWISPHQFLTNGNRVVETYDFSGKASLDTYVSDGYARARTLLRCIKGAARVLTVSQPFGALCRGVGLDRVEVVENGVSRLPEVHRIASPTGRVRLGFIGGLADHKGYGLIRNVIINETFENLSLLLIDHAMHPSERVEELWGNVPVEIRGKFSQSNVGGLYAHIDVLLAPSVWPESYGLVTREAIASGCWVVASNRGAVADCVVEGRNGYVVDVADESGLLAALRFIDANPGVHLRSPDYTAPIRTADQQAQELAVIYGEVVDASEAKRA; encoded by the coding sequence ATGAGTTTCTTCAAGCTGGCGCGACGCATCGCACGCAAGAAGGATGCGGCGCTCGACGTCGATTTTTATCGCGCCTACTACGCGGACCTCGCCGATGCGACGGATGATGCGGTCGTCAAGCACTGGGAAGAATTCGGGCGGAGCGAAGGGCGCTTCCCGAACGAAGCGAGCGCGCACGCGGCGGCGACGGCCCGCGACAAGCTGCCGAGCGATTTCGACGTCGCGACGTATCTCCGGCTGAACCCGGACGTCGCGGCCGCGATCACATGGGATTTTCAAGGCGCCCTCCACTACATCGAGCATGGCCGGGCGGAGAGGCGGCCCTATGGCGGCGCGTCGCACCCGGCGGCCGGCCACGCCGGAACCGGCCTCCCGCCAAGCTTCAACCTCGCGAGCTACGTCGTCTGCAATCCCGACATCGCGCGCGTGATCGCGTCGAATGCCGGGCGCCTGAAGCACTATGCCGAGCACGGACGCGCCGAGAAGCGCAGCTACCTCCCCCTCTTCTACGATCCGGACTTCATCGCGCAATTGTACGGCGTGACCGTCCCACGGGGCATGAGCGTCGAGGAGGTGGTCGTCGCCGTCAAGCAGCGGCTGCAGCCGCCGGACGACCAGCCGATCTATTTCAACGAAGACGAGATCGCAAAATTCCACGACATCAATATTCCATATTTTTCTGAGTATTTCGATCACGATCTCTACCGCTACCAGCAGCTCAGGCACAGCGAAAAATTCTTCAACCGCGCCGAATGCATCCGGCATTTCTGCGAGGTCGGTCAGCGCGAGCAGTTCGACATCTCGCGCCGGGGCGCGTTCGACGACGACTTCTTTCGTGCCGAGTACGAGAGCGACGGCCCGACATCCTCGTCGCGGCAGGAGCGCTACGCACGCTGGCTGAGGAGCGGGGCGGACGACCCGCTCTACCCGAACCTGCGGGTCCTCGTGCACCAGACCCACGGGGCGAAGCTGCCGCGCGCGGTCGATGCGGCGGTCGCATCGCAGATCGGACGAGGGACGAAGCCGAGCCAGGCCGTCGACGACCTGCTCGCCTGGACGCTCGACGTGAGCGAGCCGGCGGTCGCCGCCTTCTTCGTCGACGTCGCGGATGCCCGCGCCAGGCAGGGCAGGAGCGTCGAGGCCGCCGAGCTCTATGCCCGCGCCCTGGCCCGCGTCCCCGACCATCCGCGCGGCCTCAATCACCGGGCGGACCTGATCCATCGCGGCGGCAACCTGGCCCTGGCCACCAGCCTGCGCCGGCAGATCGTCGCCCTCGACCGCAGCAACGAGTGGACCTTCATCCACCTGTCCCAAGGCCTCCTGGATCTCGGCGAGCCGGAGGCCGCCGAGCGCGCCATGGCGGCGGGCGTGGCCAAGTACCCGGGCGATGTCGGCCTGCGCCGCCGCTTGCGCGAGACCCGGGAAAAGTACTTCTACGACGTCTGGGAGAAGAGCGCGGACGTCGCCCTCGAGGTCGGCTACGATGAGGCGCGCGCGCGGGTGACCGAGGCGGCGCAGCGCCTGGCCCGGGACGGGGAACGGCCGGTGGTCAATGCGGACCGGGTCCGCCGCGTCGCCGTCTACGCCAATTGCGATCTGGCGCAGTGCCGCTTCTACCGGGTCGACCAGCGTGCCGAGCAGCTCGCGGCGGCCGGCTACGACGTCAAGGTCTACAACTATACCAAAGACCATGACGCCTACATGGCCGACCTCGCGGAGATCGACTATACGATCTTCTACCGGGTACCGGCGTTCCCGAACGTGATCGACGCCATCGACAAGACTGCCGATCTCGGCATCGTGACAATCTACGACATCGACGACCTGGTATTCGAGCCGACATATTTTCCGCCGGCGCTCGAAAGCTATGCCGGGCTGATCGATGCCCGTCAGCACGCGTCGATGGCCTGCGGCGTCAGCCTGTTCGCCGAGGCCGCGTCCTTGTGCGATTACGGCATGGTCTCGACGCCGAGCCTCGCCCGGCACCTCGAAGGCCAGGTCAGGACCGGGACGGTCTTCCACCAGCCGAACGCGCTCCACAGCGCGCACCTCGTCAGCATGCAGGGAGAGGCGACGAAGACCGGCGACGTCGTCACGATCTTCTACGGCTCCGGAACCAAGGCTCACAAGCTCGACTTCGAGCAGTTGATCGAGCCGGCCCTGGCGCGGCTGTTCGAGACTCATCGCGACCGGATCCGCGTCGTGGTGATCGGCGACATCACGCTCTCGGCGCTGCTGCGCCCCTGGGCGGAGTACATCATCGCCTCGCGGCCGATCGCCAACGTCGCGTCGTACTGGGACCTGCTGCGCGAGGCCGACATCAACATCTCGGTGCTGGTGCCGGACGTGTTCAACGACTGCAAGAGCGAGATCAAGTGGATGGAGGCCGCGATGTTCGGCATCCCGTCCGTGGTCAGCGGCACGCAGACGCATCGCGAGGTGATCGTCGAGGGCGAGACCGGCTTCCTGTGCGAGTCGAGCGCGGCGTTCCACGCCGCCCTCGACCGCCTGGTTCGTTCGTCCGACGAGCGTCGGCGGATCGGCGAGGCGGCGCGGCAGGTCGTGCTCGAGCGCTACGGGCTGGAGCGGCAGGCCGGTGAGCTCCGCCGGATCATCGACCGGTCGACCTCCCGACAGCTCGCCCCGCGCAAGAAGCTCGTCATCGTCAACGTGTTCTACCCGCCGCAAGCCATCGGCGGCGCGACCCGGGTCGTTCATGACAACGTCCGCTCGCTGCGTGCGATCCTGGGACCCGAGTGGCAGATCGACGTGATCTGCACCCTGGAAGGCGGGCCGGTCCCCTACGCCCTCGACTGGTACGTGCGCGACGGCGTGCGGGTGTTCTGCATCACCGCCGCCAACCACCCCGACATCGACACCCTGGTCGAGGATCCGGAGATGGGGCGCGTTTTCGATGGCGTCCTCGACAGGATCGATCCGGACCTGATCCACTTCCACTGCATCCAGCGGCTGACCACGACTTGCGTCACCGCCGCGATCCGGCGCCGCATCCCCTACCTGATCACGATGCATGACGGCTGGTGGATCTCGCCGCACCAGTTCCTGACCAACGGCAACCGGGTGGTGGAGACCTACGACTTCAGCGGCAAGGCCTCCCTCGACACCTACGTGAGCGACGGCTACGCCCGGGCGCGGACGCTGCTGCGCTGCATCAAGGGCGCCGCGCGCGTGCTGACCGTGTCGCAGCCCTTCGGCGCGCTGTGCCGCGGCGTCGGCCTCGACCGGGTCGAGGTGGTCGAGAACGGCGTGTCGCGCCTGCCGGAGGTCCACCGGATCGCGAGCCCGACCGGCCGGGTCCGTCTCGGCTTCATCGGCGGCCTGGCCGACCACAAGGGCTACGGCCTGATCCGCAACGTGATCATCAACGAGACGTTCGAGAATCTCAGCCTGCTGCTGATCGACCACGCCATGCACCCGAGCGAGCGGGTGGAGGAATTGTGGGGCAACGTGCCGGTCGAGATCCGGGGCAAGTTCTCGCAGTCGAATGTCGGCGGCCTCTACGCCCATATCGACGTGCTGCTGGCGCCGTCGGTCTGGCCGGAGAGCTACGGCCTCGTCACCCGGGAGGCGATCGCCTCCGGCTGCTGGGTCGTCGCCTCCAACCGCGGCGCGGTGGCCGATTGCGTCGTCGAGGGCCGCAACGGCTACGTCGTCGACGTCGCGGACGAGTCCGGCCTGCTCGCCGCGCTCCGGTTCATCGACGCGAATCCAGGCGTCCACCTGCGCTCGCCCGACTACACCGCCCCGATCCGGACCGCGGACCAGCAGGCGCAGGAACTGGCGGTGATCTACGGCGAGGTCGTCGACGCGAGCGAGGCGAAGCGGGCCTGA
- a CDS encoding type II toxin-antitoxin system VapC family toxin, producing MSALRFLLDTNVVSDLVRNPSGSVARRISEIGSHGIATSIISVAELRYGCAKRGSTRLLQQVEAVLQGIEIVPFESPADAEYGRLRAELEAAGRLIGPNDLLIAAQGLALGVPVVTANEAEFRRVRGLIVENWL from the coding sequence GTGAGCGCGCTGCGCTTCCTCCTCGACACCAACGTCGTGTCCGATCTCGTCCGCAACCCATCAGGCAGCGTGGCCCGGCGGATCAGCGAAATCGGCAGCCACGGCATCGCGACGAGCATTATTTCGGTCGCCGAACTTCGATATGGGTGCGCGAAGCGTGGATCCACGCGGCTGCTCCAGCAGGTCGAAGCCGTGCTGCAAGGAATTGAGATCGTGCCGTTCGAATCTCCGGCCGATGCCGAGTATGGTCGCCTGCGAGCCGAGCTGGAGGCTGCCGGCCGATTGATCGGCCCCAACGATCTCCTGATCGCCGCGCAGGGGCTCGCGCTTGGCGTCCCGGTCGTCACGGCCAACGAAGCGGAATTTCGTCGTGTTCGTGGGCTGATCGTCGAGAATTGGCTCTAA
- a CDS encoding antitoxin: MANSLPSPQPREVKLFRNNRSQAVRIPAEFALPGDRVRISRDGDRLILEPVGKRDLLAILATLEPIEEDFPDFDEMLPPLEEDPS, encoded by the coding sequence ATGGCAAACTCGCTCCCGAGTCCGCAGCCGCGAGAGGTGAAGTTGTTTCGCAACAACCGCAGCCAGGCAGTACGCATCCCGGCCGAGTTCGCCCTCCCCGGCGATCGGGTGCGCATCAGCCGCGACGGCGACCGCCTCATTCTGGAGCCAGTCGGCAAGAGGGATCTGCTGGCGATCCTGGCAACGCTGGAGCCGATCGAGGAGGATTTCCCCGACTTCGATGAGATGCTGCCGCCTCTAGAGGAAGATCCGTCGTGA
- the ribB gene encoding 3,4-dihydroxy-2-butanone-4-phosphate synthase — MPVTHASIIEAIDAYARGEIVIVTDDDDRENEGDLIIAASLCTPEKMAFIIRNTCGIVCAPITAAEAKRLRLEPMVASNDAPLGTAFTVTVDVKHGLTTGISAEQRCNTVRALANGNMGATDFVRPGHVFPLIAKDGGVLMRSGHTEAAVDLCRLAKLPPVGVICELANDDGTVMKGPQITAFAEKHNLKQISVAELISYRQAREKLVERVGTFPVKTEWGDLTGYAYTTPFEPMQQFAFVHGRIGEGRDVLVRLHRSNVVADVIEGGRTIEAVMRRFAQEGRGVLVYLRDGTAGVPLSQLPDGAGEDGAEAARVRQWREVGLGAQILRDLGVVSIRNISSAARSYVGLSGFGIEIVADEPPEG, encoded by the coding sequence ATGCCCGTGACCCACGCGTCCATCATCGAGGCCATCGACGCCTATGCTCGCGGCGAGATCGTGATCGTCACCGACGACGACGACCGCGAGAACGAGGGCGATCTCATCATCGCCGCCTCGCTCTGCACGCCCGAGAAGATGGCGTTCATCATCCGCAACACCTGCGGCATCGTCTGCGCGCCGATCACCGCGGCGGAGGCCAAGCGCCTGCGCCTCGAGCCGATGGTCGCCTCGAACGACGCGCCCCTCGGCACCGCCTTCACGGTCACGGTCGACGTCAAGCACGGGCTCACCACCGGCATCTCGGCCGAGCAGCGCTGCAACACCGTGCGGGCGCTCGCCAACGGCAACATGGGCGCCACCGACTTCGTGCGGCCCGGCCACGTCTTCCCGCTGATCGCCAAGGACGGCGGCGTGCTGATGCGCTCCGGCCATACGGAGGCGGCCGTCGACCTCTGCCGGCTGGCGAAGCTCCCGCCCGTCGGCGTGATCTGCGAGCTCGCCAACGACGACGGCACGGTGATGAAGGGGCCGCAGATCACCGCCTTCGCCGAGAAGCACAATCTCAAGCAGATCTCGGTCGCCGAGCTGATCTCCTACCGCCAGGCCCGCGAGAAGTTGGTCGAGCGGGTCGGCACCTTCCCGGTCAAGACCGAGTGGGGCGACCTGACCGGCTACGCCTACACCACGCCGTTCGAGCCGATGCAGCAATTCGCCTTCGTGCACGGCCGCATCGGCGAGGGCCGCGACGTGCTGGTGCGGCTGCACCGCTCGAACGTGGTGGCGGACGTGATCGAGGGCGGCCGCACCATCGAGGCGGTGATGCGCCGCTTCGCGCAGGAGGGCCGCGGCGTGCTGGTCTACCTGCGCGACGGCACCGCCGGCGTGCCGCTGTCGCAGCTGCCCGACGGGGCCGGCGAGGACGGGGCCGAGGCGGCCCGCGTGCGCCAGTGGCGCGAGGTGGGCTTAGGGGCCCAGATCCTGCGCGACCTCGGCGTCGTCTCGATCCGCAACATCTCGAGCGCGGCGCGCTCCTATGTCGGCCTGTCGGGCTTCGGCATCGAGATCGTCGCCGACGAGCCGCCGGAGGGGTAG
- the aroC gene encoding chorismate synthase, which produces MSHNSFGHLFRVTTFGESHGPALGCVVDGCPPLIPLEAAEIQAELDRRRPGQSRFTTQRQEPDQVRILSGVFADERTDGRQLTTGTPIALMIENVDQRSKDYSEIRDSYRPGHADYAYDAKYGIRDYRGGGRSSARETAARVAAGAVARKVLPGVTIRGALVQIGPHAIDRARFDWDEVNNNPFFCPDATAAAQWAEYLDGIRKAGSSVGAVIEVVAEGVPVGLGAPVYGKLDADLAAAMMSINAVKGVEIGDGFAAAALRGEENADEMRPGNDGRPIFLANHAGGVLGGISTGQPLVCRFAVKPTSSILTPRASVSRDNRPVDVLTKGRHDPCVGIRAVPVGEAMMACVLADHWLRHRGQVGEGDGFQPG; this is translated from the coding sequence ATGTCGCACAACAGCTTCGGCCACCTCTTCCGCGTCACCACCTTCGGCGAGAGCCACGGCCCGGCCCTCGGCTGCGTCGTCGACGGCTGCCCCCCGCTGATCCCGCTCGAGGCGGCGGAGATCCAGGCGGAGCTCGACCGCCGCCGGCCGGGCCAGTCGCGTTTCACCACCCAGCGCCAGGAGCCCGACCAGGTCCGCATCCTCTCGGGCGTGTTCGCGGACGAGCGCACGGACGGGCGTCAGCTCACCACCGGCACGCCGATTGCGCTGATGATCGAGAACGTCGATCAGCGCTCCAAGGATTATTCGGAGATCCGCGACAGCTACCGGCCCGGCCACGCCGACTACGCCTACGATGCCAAGTACGGCATCCGCGACTATCGCGGCGGCGGCCGCTCCTCGGCCCGCGAGACCGCCGCCCGGGTGGCGGCGGGGGCCGTCGCCCGCAAGGTGCTGCCCGGGGTGACGATCCGCGGCGCCCTGGTCCAGATCGGCCCGCACGCGATCGACCGCGCCCGCTTCGACTGGGACGAGGTGAACAACAACCCGTTCTTCTGCCCCGACGCGACCGCCGCGGCGCAGTGGGCGGAGTATCTCGACGGCATCCGCAAGGCCGGCTCCTCGGTCGGCGCGGTGATCGAAGTGGTGGCCGAGGGCGTGCCGGTCGGCCTCGGCGCTCCTGTCTACGGCAAGCTCGACGCGGACCTCGCCGCCGCCATGATGTCGATCAACGCCGTCAAGGGCGTCGAGATCGGCGACGGCTTCGCCGCGGCCGCCTTGCGCGGCGAGGAGAATGCCGACGAGATGCGGCCCGGCAACGACGGCCGCCCGATCTTCCTCGCCAACCATGCCGGGGGCGTGCTCGGCGGCATCTCCACCGGCCAGCCGCTGGTCTGCCGCTTCGCCGTCAAGCCGACCTCCTCGATCCTGACCCCGCGGGCGAGCGTCAGCCGCGACAACCGCCCGGTCGACGTGCTGACCAAGGGCCGCCACGACCCCTGCGTCGGCATCCGGGCGGTGCCGGTGGGCGAGGCGATGATGGCCTGCGTGCTGGCCGACCACTGGCTGCGCCACCGCGGACAGGTCGGGGAGGGGGATGGTTTTCAGCCCGGGTGA
- a CDS encoding DUF1993 family protein encodes MTAYAILRHHGVPLGKADYVPHMFAYLRPGTAA; translated from the coding sequence GTGACCGCCTACGCGATCCTGCGCCATCACGGCGTGCCGCTCGGCAAGGCCGACTACGTCCCGCACATGTTCGCCTACCTGCGGCCGGGAACAGCCGCATAA
- a CDS encoding histone deacetylase family protein: MTTLYLCHPASLDHDTPPGHPERADRIRVIERVLEDERFAALVREQAPLADLAVAGLAHPENYVAAIAAAAPDEGLIGLDSDTVMSPGSLEAARRALGAAVRAVDEVMGGHVANAFAAMRPPGHHAERERAMGFCLFNTAAVAARHARQHHGAARVALVDWDVHHGNGSQDIFWDDASVMYLSTHQMPLFPGTGAASERGEHDTIVNVPLHAGDDGDTFREAFAHGVLPRLDAFRPDLIVISAGFDAHWRDPLANLKLTEADFAWATREVMSIADRRCGGRVVSLLEGGYDLIGLSKSVAAHVETLMGR, encoded by the coding sequence ATGACGACGCTGTACCTCTGCCATCCGGCCTCCCTCGACCACGACACGCCGCCGGGCCATCCCGAGCGGGCCGACCGCATCCGGGTGATCGAGCGGGTGCTGGAGGACGAGCGCTTCGCCGCCCTGGTGCGCGAGCAGGCGCCCCTGGCCGACCTCGCGGTGGCGGGCCTGGCGCATCCGGAGAACTACGTCGCGGCGATCGCGGCCGCCGCGCCGGACGAGGGGCTCATCGGCCTCGATTCCGATACGGTGATGTCGCCGGGCTCGCTCGAGGCCGCCCGCCGGGCGCTGGGTGCGGCGGTCCGGGCCGTCGACGAGGTGATGGGCGGCCACGTCGCCAACGCCTTCGCGGCGATGCGCCCGCCCGGCCACCACGCCGAGCGCGAGCGGGCCATGGGCTTCTGCCTGTTCAACACCGCCGCGGTGGCGGCGCGCCACGCGCGGCAGCACCACGGCGCCGCCCGGGTGGCGCTGGTCGATTGGGACGTCCATCACGGCAACGGCTCGCAGGACATCTTCTGGGACGATGCCAGCGTGATGTACCTCTCGACCCACCAGATGCCGCTGTTTCCCGGCACCGGCGCGGCCTCAGAGCGCGGCGAGCACGACACCATCGTCAACGTGCCGCTGCATGCCGGCGACGACGGCGACACCTTCCGCGAGGCCTTCGCCCACGGCGTGCTCCCGCGCCTCGACGCTTTCCGGCCCGACTTGATCGTGATCTCGGCCGGGTTCGATGCGCATTGGCGCGATCCGCTGGCCAACCTGAAGCTCACCGAGGCCGATTTCGCCTGGGCGACCCGGGAGGTGATGAGCATCGCCGACCGCCGCTGCGGCGGCCGGGTGGTGTCGCTGCTCGAGGGCGGCTACGACCTGATCGGGCTGTCGAAGTCGGTCGCCGCGCATGTCGAGACGCTGATGGGGCGGTGA
- a CDS encoding L,D-transpeptidase, giving the protein MRRPHPVLALVLTGAVSMGAVLALPGCMYRATPDPELSARDKEWMAMVPEPEIDRRFARYMIEDPTGEAPGTIVVETKERQLYYVLPDRKAIRYGVTVGDEAYGWTGTARMFRKAAWPDWHPPAEMIKRWPHVHAMQGGPANPLGARALYLADGTGKDTLYRIHGTNEPERIGQAASSGCIRMRNIDVVDLYNRVGADANVIVR; this is encoded by the coding sequence ATGCGCCGCCCCCACCCCGTCCTCGCCCTCGTTCTGACGGGGGCCGTCTCAATGGGGGCCGTCCTGGCGCTGCCGGGCTGCATGTACCGCGCCACCCCCGATCCCGAATTGTCGGCCCGGGACAAGGAGTGGATGGCGATGGTGCCGGAGCCCGAGATCGATCGGCGCTTCGCCCGCTACATGATCGAGGACCCGACCGGCGAAGCGCCGGGCACCATCGTGGTCGAGACAAAGGAACGCCAGCTCTACTACGTCCTGCCCGACCGCAAGGCGATCCGCTACGGCGTCACCGTCGGCGACGAGGCCTATGGCTGGACCGGCACGGCGCGGATGTTCCGCAAGGCCGCCTGGCCGGATTGGCATCCGCCGGCCGAGATGATCAAGCGCTGGCCCCACGTCCACGCGATGCAGGGCGGGCCCGCCAACCCCCTCGGTGCCCGCGCCCTCTACCTGGCGGACGGCACCGGCAAGGACACGCTCTACCGCATCCACGGCACCAACGAGCCCGAGCGGATCGGTCAGGCGGCCTCGTCCGGCTGCATCCGGATGCGCAACATCGACGTGGTCGACCTGTACAACCGGGTCGGCGCGGACGCGAACGTGATCGTGCGGTAG